The window TTTTGACTAATCGGCTGAATCTTAACGCCATTATCTATAAATTTATTCTTTAGCTAAAAATGCTAATTCTATTAAATGATAAAGCTTTGATGAAATCAATTAAATATTGTTTTTTAATTTTATTAATCTTGATGGCCCATCAGGGCTATAGCCAGAGGGATTCTGTAAAGGTATTTCCTGACTCTTCAAAAGTTATGAATGATTTATTTTTTCTCGCTTCTGATTCATTAGAGGGAAGAGAAACGAATACAACTGGAAATGCTATTGCAAGAAAATATATTGTAAATAGATTACAAAAGTTAGGTGTTTCCGCCTATGTTCCTGACTATATTCAGTCCTTTATTTTTGGGAAAGACTCCATTCCAGGGGAAAATATTTTAGGCTTTATTGAAGGCTTTACTGGAAAGAATTATATAGTAGTTTCGGCACATTACGATCATGTTGGGATGGAAGACAGCACAAAAATATTCAACGGGGCAGATGATAATGCCAGCGGAACAGTAGCTTTATTGGCTTTAGCCGAACACTTTAGAGCAAATCAACCAGATAATAATATACTTTTTGCATTTTTTGACGCTGAGGAAAAAGGTCTTCAGGGAGCAAAATATTTTATGCAGTCAGTAGTGGTAGATACCAACAGAATTAAGATGAATGTGAATTTAGATATGGTAAGCCGTGGCGATAAAAATGAAATTTATGCAGTAGGCACTTATTTCACTCCCTATTTAAAACCTATGCTCAAAGATGCAGCTGAAGACAAAAGCATTAAACTTCTATTTGGTAGAGATGAACCTAAGAAAAAGCCAAATTGGGTAAACTCTTCGGATCATGCACCTTTTCACAATGCAAAAATTCCTTTTGTTTATTTTGGGGTAGATGACCATGCTGATTATCATAAAATTACCGATACTCCAGATAAGGTTAACCCAGATTTTTACTTGGAAGCGATACGATTAATAAAGGATGCAATAGAAAATTTTGATGCCAATTTGGGTGATATTGTTTATGGCAAATAAACAATTAAGTACAAATCCCTATTGATTTTAAATACATGAATTAAAATAGCTCTTTAAGAATATATAATATGCAGGAAAGACACAGCTACGACCTCGGAATGATTGGAAACTGCGCCTATCTGGCGTTAATTGGTAAAGACACAGACATTAAATGGATGTGTATGCCTCGCTTTGATAGTTCCTTCATTTTTGGGAGCCTAATTGGAGGTGAAAAAGGAGGAGAGTTTTCTATCAAGCCTACTTCTGAAAAGTATAAGATTACCCAATCGTATATTCCGAATACAAATGTGTTAGAAACCATAGTTGAAACGGACGAATATGCCTATAAAATCACGGACTGTGCTCCTCGCTTCAGACAGTTTGATCGCTACTATCGCCCGCAGATGCTCATTAGGAAAATTGAACCGCTCAATGGTTTGCCGCAATTAAGAGTAGTATGTGACCCTGTAGGAGACTACGGACAAAAGAAATTGAAAAGAGAAAGAGGGAGTAGCCATATTCGCTACTTTGGTTTGCCTGAAACTTTAAGGCTTACCACCAATATTCCGATTAATATGGTGATGGATAGCAGCCCATTTGTTTTGACCAAAACGCGCTATATGGTCATGACCTACGGGGCTCCTTTGGAAGCAGAATTAAATGAAACAGCTGAAAACTTCATTAGCAAAACCGTTGCCTACTGGCAAAACTGGGTAAAGTCAACCAGTATTGGTCAGCATTATCAGGAAGAAGTGATCCGGTCTTCTTTAGCCCTGAAAATTCACCAGTATGAAGATACAGGGGGTATTATTGCTTCGCCAACCATGTCCTTACCAGAATCACCAGGGAGCACGCGGAACTGGGATTATCGTTATTGCTGGATGCGCGACACCTATTATACGCTTACGGCTTTTAATAACATTGGTCACTTTGAAGAGATGGAAAATTACTTCCTTTACCTCACCAATATTCCGATGCGGGGTAAGGAAAGAGTGCAGCCACTTTATAATTTAGTAGGCGAAGGCACTATAGTAGAAAAAGAACTGGACTTACCAGGTTATATGGGCAACCAACCGGTGAGAGTGGGGAATGATGCCTATACTCATATTCAGAATGATGTGTATGGTCAGATTTTATTGGCGATTCTTCCGCTTTATACCGATAAGCGTTTTGCCAATATGGAGAAATCGCAATCGGCCTATCTATTAAAAACCATTTTGGATAAGATTGAATACACCATAGATGAGGCGGATGCCGGTTTATGGGAATTTAGAAACCTGAAGCAGAAGCACGCTTATACTCACCTTTTCCAATGGGCAGGAAGCCATGCAGCTGTTAAAATTGCCCATGAAATTGGAGATCCTGATTTAGGAAAAAAAGCAGAGAAATTACTGAAACAAGCAGCCGCTCATTTAGAGAAATGTTATGCCCCTAGCCGAAAAGCCTATGCCCAAGCTGAGGGCGTAGAAAGAATGGATGCCAGTACCTTGCAGTTGATTATGATGAATTATATTCCTCATGGAAGTCAGAAAGCGAAAGATCATTTAAAAGCATTGGAGGAAGATTTAAGAGTGGGTAAAGGCCTCTTTTATCGATACAAGCATGCTGATGATTTTGGCGAACCAGAGACTACTTTCTTGATTTGTGCTTTTTGGTATGCGGAAGCCTTGGCTTGCGTAGGAAGAACGGAAGAAGCCATGGAAGCCTTTGAAGAAATTATTGG is drawn from Marivirga arenosa and contains these coding sequences:
- a CDS encoding M20/M25/M40 family metallo-hydrolase, which gives rise to MAHQGYSQRDSVKVFPDSSKVMNDLFFLASDSLEGRETNTTGNAIARKYIVNRLQKLGVSAYVPDYIQSFIFGKDSIPGENILGFIEGFTGKNYIVVSAHYDHVGMEDSTKIFNGADDNASGTVALLALAEHFRANQPDNNILFAFFDAEEKGLQGAKYFMQSVVVDTNRIKMNVNLDMVSRGDKNEIYAVGTYFTPYLKPMLKDAAEDKSIKLLFGRDEPKKKPNWVNSSDHAPFHNAKIPFVYFGVDDHADYHKITDTPDKVNPDFYLEAIRLIKDAIENFDANLGDIVYGK
- a CDS encoding glycoside hydrolase family 15 protein codes for the protein MQERHSYDLGMIGNCAYLALIGKDTDIKWMCMPRFDSSFIFGSLIGGEKGGEFSIKPTSEKYKITQSYIPNTNVLETIVETDEYAYKITDCAPRFRQFDRYYRPQMLIRKIEPLNGLPQLRVVCDPVGDYGQKKLKRERGSSHIRYFGLPETLRLTTNIPINMVMDSSPFVLTKTRYMVMTYGAPLEAELNETAENFISKTVAYWQNWVKSTSIGQHYQEEVIRSSLALKIHQYEDTGGIIASPTMSLPESPGSTRNWDYRYCWMRDTYYTLTAFNNIGHFEEMENYFLYLTNIPMRGKERVQPLYNLVGEGTIVEKELDLPGYMGNQPVRVGNDAYTHIQNDVYGQILLAILPLYTDKRFANMEKSQSAYLLKTILDKIEYTIDEADAGLWEFRNLKQKHAYTHLFQWAGSHAAVKIAHEIGDPDLGKKAEKLLKQAAAHLEKCYAPSRKAYAQAEGVERMDASTLQLIMMNYIPHGSQKAKDHLKALEEDLRVGKGLFYRYKHADDFGEPETTFLICAFWYAEALACVGRTEEAMEAFEEIIGYSNHVGLLSEDVKSTDGSMWGNFPQAYSHVGLVNAAYRINNKLDKPDFLP